The Primulina tabacum isolate GXHZ01 chromosome 7, ASM2559414v2, whole genome shotgun sequence genome includes a window with the following:
- the LOC142551115 gene encoding F-box/FBD/LRR-repeat protein At5g53840-like isoform X3, which yields MLRACITGIACLVFLCGRFRVLEYGTRRRRVKGREDRISQLPDDVISLIISRLDTRDVVRTSVVSRRWKHVYTFISEVRFGCSSMSTDSTPCHLLEGEKLSQLQRKFVHAVDAFLQHHSGPRIMYFELICCFRGCILGSFRRWMNYVGRLGVKRLVIRYCCYSHDLKRNYPLVLPSDFLPQTSSLESIYLVGGSFQISSQKALKDLDLTDVAFTSEAVERILLNFCSLQSLKFKSCTLPSKLHIHGPDLQLKNLRLFNCSKVVEIDLSAINLTTFELFTHRMMTLSFSNVPLLQNIRVDICDHKVAPYIFGNVAKDLPHLRCMYFWTDARFFEAFEIGGVNKLIHLRQLALFLEHQNNIDLLALATILDLCPLLHKFHISMLLPSTFNAKPVEKRVVRPHTQLKEVDFSGFRGTQNEYNLMLYILKNAVFLERLSVSVDAIYYHVNLEGWHRTTHCSQLDYKKIRRIVRERLQREIISKDVEINIV from the exons atgttGCGCGCTTGTATAACCG GAATTGCTTGTTTGGTGTTTTTATGCGGCAGATTCAGGGTTTTGGAGTACGGAACGAGGCGTCGTCGGGTGAAG GGGAGAGAAGATAGGATTAGTCAATTACCAGATGATGTGATCTCATTGATTATATCTCGATTAGATACGAGAGATGTTGTTAGGACAAGCGTGGTGTCAAGGAGATGGAAGCATGTTTACACCTTTATCTCAGAAGTCAGATTTGGTTGTTCTAGTATGTCCACTGATTCTACTCCTTGTCACTTACTCGAGGGCGAAAAGCTGAGCCAATTACAAAGGAAGTTTGTCCATGCAGTGGATGCCTTTTTGCAACATCATTCTGGTCCTAGAATAATGTACTTTGAATTGATTTGTTGTTTCCGTGGATGCATATTGGGCAGTTTTAGAAGATGGATGAATTATGTTGGCAGATTGGGAGTGAAAAGACTTGTCATTCGATATTGTTGTTATAGCCATGATCTAAAGAGAAACTACCCTCTTGTTTTACCTTCCGATTTTCTTCCTCAAACATCGTCGTTGGAGAGTATATATTTGGTGGGTGGTTCTTTCCAAATATCAAGCCAAAAAGCTCTCAAAGATCTTGATTTGACTGATGTGGCTTTCACTTCTGAGGCCGTAGAGCGCATTTTATTGAACTTTTGCAGCCTCCAGTCATTAAAATTTAAGTCTTGTACGCTCCCTTCCAAATTACATATTCATGGTCCTGATCTCCAATTGAAGAATCTGAGGCTGTTTAATTGTTCGAAGGTTGTAGAGATAGACTTGTCTGCTATAAATCTAACTACTTTTGAGTTATTTACCCATAGAATGATGACGTTGTCGTTTTCTAACGTACCGTTGCTACAAAATATACGCGTCGACATTTGCGACCACAAAGTGGCTCCTTATATATTTGGAAATGTCGCCAAAGATCTACCTCATCTTAGATGCATGTATTTTTGGACCGATGCCAGATTCTTTGAG GCATTTGAAATAGGTGGAGTTAACAAGCTAATCCACCTCAGACAATTGGCTTTATTTTTAGAACACCAGAACAATATCGATCTGCTTGCACTTGCTACAATCCTGGATTTGTGCCCTCTTTTACACAAGTTTCATATATCGATG CTACTGCCATCAACATTTAACGCAAAACCAGTAGAGAAGAGAGTTGTCAGGCCCCACACTCAGTTGAAAGAGGTGGATTTTAGTGGATTTCGAGGGACACAGAATGAGTATAATCTTATGTTGTATATCCTTAAAAATGCGGTCTTCCTCGAACGATTGTCAGTCTCTGTGGATGCTATATACTACCATGTAAATCTCGAAGGATGGCATCGTACTACACATTGTAGTCAATTGGATTACAAGAAGATACGAAGAATTGTTCGCGAGCGGTTGCAAAGAGAGATCATTTCTAAGGATGTTGAGATTAATATCGTGTAA
- the LOC142551115 gene encoding F-box/FBD/LRR-repeat protein At5g53840-like isoform X1 — MLRACITGIACLVFLCGRFRVLEYGTRRRRVKVFRVVTHHKHGIDADTFVEGREDRISQLPDDVISLIISRLDTRDVVRTSVVSRRWKHVYTFISEVRFGCSSMSTDSTPCHLLEGEKLSQLQRKFVHAVDAFLQHHSGPRIMYFELICCFRGCILGSFRRWMNYVGRLGVKRLVIRYCCYSHDLKRNYPLVLPSDFLPQTSSLESIYLVGGSFQISSQKALKDLDLTDVAFTSEAVERILLNFCSLQSLKFKSCTLPSKLHIHGPDLQLKNLRLFNCSKVVEIDLSAINLTTFELFTHRMMTLSFSNVPLLQNIRVDICDHKVAPYIFGNVAKDLPHLRCMYFWTDARFFEAFEIGGVNKLIHLRQLALFLEHQNNIDLLALATILDLCPLLHKFHISMLLPSTFNAKPVEKRVVRPHTQLKEVDFSGFRGTQNEYNLMLYILKNAVFLERLSVSVDAIYYHVNLEGWHRTTHCSQLDYKKIRRIVRERLQREIISKDVEINIV; from the exons atgttGCGCGCTTGTATAACCG GAATTGCTTGTTTGGTGTTTTTATGCGGCAGATTCAGGGTTTTGGAGTACGGAACGAGGCGTCGTCGGGTGAAG GTGTTTCGTGTAGTTACTCATCACAAGCATGGTATTGATGCTGATACGTTCGTAGAGGGGAGAGAAGATAGGATTAGTCAATTACCAGATGATGTGATCTCATTGATTATATCTCGATTAGATACGAGAGATGTTGTTAGGACAAGCGTGGTGTCAAGGAGATGGAAGCATGTTTACACCTTTATCTCAGAAGTCAGATTTGGTTGTTCTAGTATGTCCACTGATTCTACTCCTTGTCACTTACTCGAGGGCGAAAAGCTGAGCCAATTACAAAGGAAGTTTGTCCATGCAGTGGATGCCTTTTTGCAACATCATTCTGGTCCTAGAATAATGTACTTTGAATTGATTTGTTGTTTCCGTGGATGCATATTGGGCAGTTTTAGAAGATGGATGAATTATGTTGGCAGATTGGGAGTGAAAAGACTTGTCATTCGATATTGTTGTTATAGCCATGATCTAAAGAGAAACTACCCTCTTGTTTTACCTTCCGATTTTCTTCCTCAAACATCGTCGTTGGAGAGTATATATTTGGTGGGTGGTTCTTTCCAAATATCAAGCCAAAAAGCTCTCAAAGATCTTGATTTGACTGATGTGGCTTTCACTTCTGAGGCCGTAGAGCGCATTTTATTGAACTTTTGCAGCCTCCAGTCATTAAAATTTAAGTCTTGTACGCTCCCTTCCAAATTACATATTCATGGTCCTGATCTCCAATTGAAGAATCTGAGGCTGTTTAATTGTTCGAAGGTTGTAGAGATAGACTTGTCTGCTATAAATCTAACTACTTTTGAGTTATTTACCCATAGAATGATGACGTTGTCGTTTTCTAACGTACCGTTGCTACAAAATATACGCGTCGACATTTGCGACCACAAAGTGGCTCCTTATATATTTGGAAATGTCGCCAAAGATCTACCTCATCTTAGATGCATGTATTTTTGGACCGATGCCAGATTCTTTGAG GCATTTGAAATAGGTGGAGTTAACAAGCTAATCCACCTCAGACAATTGGCTTTATTTTTAGAACACCAGAACAATATCGATCTGCTTGCACTTGCTACAATCCTGGATTTGTGCCCTCTTTTACACAAGTTTCATATATCGATG CTACTGCCATCAACATTTAACGCAAAACCAGTAGAGAAGAGAGTTGTCAGGCCCCACACTCAGTTGAAAGAGGTGGATTTTAGTGGATTTCGAGGGACACAGAATGAGTATAATCTTATGTTGTATATCCTTAAAAATGCGGTCTTCCTCGAACGATTGTCAGTCTCTGTGGATGCTATATACTACCATGTAAATCTCGAAGGATGGCATCGTACTACACATTGTAGTCAATTGGATTACAAGAAGATACGAAGAATTGTTCGCGAGCGGTTGCAAAGAGAGATCATTTCTAAGGATGTTGAGATTAATATCGTGTAA
- the LOC142551115 gene encoding F-box/FBD/LRR-repeat protein At5g53840-like isoform X2, with the protein MRQIQGFGVRNEASSGEVTHHKHGIDADTFVEGREDRISQLPDDVISLIISRLDTRDVVRTSVVSRRWKHVYTFISEVRFGCSSMSTDSTPCHLLEGEKLSQLQRKFVHAVDAFLQHHSGPRIMYFELICCFRGCILGSFRRWMNYVGRLGVKRLVIRYCCYSHDLKRNYPLVLPSDFLPQTSSLESIYLVGGSFQISSQKALKDLDLTDVAFTSEAVERILLNFCSLQSLKFKSCTLPSKLHIHGPDLQLKNLRLFNCSKVVEIDLSAINLTTFELFTHRMMTLSFSNVPLLQNIRVDICDHKVAPYIFGNVAKDLPHLRCMYFWTDARFFEAFEIGGVNKLIHLRQLALFLEHQNNIDLLALATILDLCPLLHKFHISMLLPSTFNAKPVEKRVVRPHTQLKEVDFSGFRGTQNEYNLMLYILKNAVFLERLSVSVDAIYYHVNLEGWHRTTHCSQLDYKKIRRIVRERLQREIISKDVEINIV; encoded by the exons ATGCGGCAGATTCAGGGTTTTGGAGTACGGAACGAGGCGTCGTCGGGTGAAG TTACTCATCACAAGCATGGTATTGATGCTGATACGTTCGTAGAGGGGAGAGAAGATAGGATTAGTCAATTACCAGATGATGTGATCTCATTGATTATATCTCGATTAGATACGAGAGATGTTGTTAGGACAAGCGTGGTGTCAAGGAGATGGAAGCATGTTTACACCTTTATCTCAGAAGTCAGATTTGGTTGTTCTAGTATGTCCACTGATTCTACTCCTTGTCACTTACTCGAGGGCGAAAAGCTGAGCCAATTACAAAGGAAGTTTGTCCATGCAGTGGATGCCTTTTTGCAACATCATTCTGGTCCTAGAATAATGTACTTTGAATTGATTTGTTGTTTCCGTGGATGCATATTGGGCAGTTTTAGAAGATGGATGAATTATGTTGGCAGATTGGGAGTGAAAAGACTTGTCATTCGATATTGTTGTTATAGCCATGATCTAAAGAGAAACTACCCTCTTGTTTTACCTTCCGATTTTCTTCCTCAAACATCGTCGTTGGAGAGTATATATTTGGTGGGTGGTTCTTTCCAAATATCAAGCCAAAAAGCTCTCAAAGATCTTGATTTGACTGATGTGGCTTTCACTTCTGAGGCCGTAGAGCGCATTTTATTGAACTTTTGCAGCCTCCAGTCATTAAAATTTAAGTCTTGTACGCTCCCTTCCAAATTACATATTCATGGTCCTGATCTCCAATTGAAGAATCTGAGGCTGTTTAATTGTTCGAAGGTTGTAGAGATAGACTTGTCTGCTATAAATCTAACTACTTTTGAGTTATTTACCCATAGAATGATGACGTTGTCGTTTTCTAACGTACCGTTGCTACAAAATATACGCGTCGACATTTGCGACCACAAAGTGGCTCCTTATATATTTGGAAATGTCGCCAAAGATCTACCTCATCTTAGATGCATGTATTTTTGGACCGATGCCAGATTCTTTGAG GCATTTGAAATAGGTGGAGTTAACAAGCTAATCCACCTCAGACAATTGGCTTTATTTTTAGAACACCAGAACAATATCGATCTGCTTGCACTTGCTACAATCCTGGATTTGTGCCCTCTTTTACACAAGTTTCATATATCGATG CTACTGCCATCAACATTTAACGCAAAACCAGTAGAGAAGAGAGTTGTCAGGCCCCACACTCAGTTGAAAGAGGTGGATTTTAGTGGATTTCGAGGGACACAGAATGAGTATAATCTTATGTTGTATATCCTTAAAAATGCGGTCTTCCTCGAACGATTGTCAGTCTCTGTGGATGCTATATACTACCATGTAAATCTCGAAGGATGGCATCGTACTACACATTGTAGTCAATTGGATTACAAGAAGATACGAAGAATTGTTCGCGAGCGGTTGCAAAGAGAGATCATTTCTAAGGATGTTGAGATTAATATCGTGTAA
- the LOC142551115 gene encoding uncharacterized protein LOC142551115 isoform X4: MRQIQGFGVRNEASSGEDTRDVVRTSVVSRRWKHVYTFISEVRFGCSSMSTDSTPCHLLEGEKLSQLQRKFVHAVDAFLQHHSGPRIMYFELICCFRGCILGSFRRWMNYVGRLGVKRLVIRYCCYSHDLKRNYPLVLPSDFLPQTSSLESIYLVGGSFQISSQKALKDLDLTDVAFTSEAVERILLNFCSLQSLKFKSCTLPSKLHIHGPDLQLKNLRLFNCSKVVEIDLSAINLTTFELFTHRMMTLSFSNVPLLQNIRVDICDHKVAPYIFGNVAKDLPHLRCMYFWTDARFFEAFEIGGVNKLIHLRQLALFLEHQNNIDLLALATILDLCPLLHKFHISMLLPSTFNAKPVEKRVVRPHTQLKEVDFSGFRGTQNEYNLMLYILKNAVFLERLSVSVDAIYYHVNLEGWHRTTHCSQLDYKKIRRIVRERLQREIISKDVEINIV; the protein is encoded by the exons ATGCGGCAGATTCAGGGTTTTGGAGTACGGAACGAGGCGTCGTCGGGTGAAG ATACGAGAGATGTTGTTAGGACAAGCGTGGTGTCAAGGAGATGGAAGCATGTTTACACCTTTATCTCAGAAGTCAGATTTGGTTGTTCTAGTATGTCCACTGATTCTACTCCTTGTCACTTACTCGAGGGCGAAAAGCTGAGCCAATTACAAAGGAAGTTTGTCCATGCAGTGGATGCCTTTTTGCAACATCATTCTGGTCCTAGAATAATGTACTTTGAATTGATTTGTTGTTTCCGTGGATGCATATTGGGCAGTTTTAGAAGATGGATGAATTATGTTGGCAGATTGGGAGTGAAAAGACTTGTCATTCGATATTGTTGTTATAGCCATGATCTAAAGAGAAACTACCCTCTTGTTTTACCTTCCGATTTTCTTCCTCAAACATCGTCGTTGGAGAGTATATATTTGGTGGGTGGTTCTTTCCAAATATCAAGCCAAAAAGCTCTCAAAGATCTTGATTTGACTGATGTGGCTTTCACTTCTGAGGCCGTAGAGCGCATTTTATTGAACTTTTGCAGCCTCCAGTCATTAAAATTTAAGTCTTGTACGCTCCCTTCCAAATTACATATTCATGGTCCTGATCTCCAATTGAAGAATCTGAGGCTGTTTAATTGTTCGAAGGTTGTAGAGATAGACTTGTCTGCTATAAATCTAACTACTTTTGAGTTATTTACCCATAGAATGATGACGTTGTCGTTTTCTAACGTACCGTTGCTACAAAATATACGCGTCGACATTTGCGACCACAAAGTGGCTCCTTATATATTTGGAAATGTCGCCAAAGATCTACCTCATCTTAGATGCATGTATTTTTGGACCGATGCCAGATTCTTTGAG GCATTTGAAATAGGTGGAGTTAACAAGCTAATCCACCTCAGACAATTGGCTTTATTTTTAGAACACCAGAACAATATCGATCTGCTTGCACTTGCTACAATCCTGGATTTGTGCCCTCTTTTACACAAGTTTCATATATCGATG CTACTGCCATCAACATTTAACGCAAAACCAGTAGAGAAGAGAGTTGTCAGGCCCCACACTCAGTTGAAAGAGGTGGATTTTAGTGGATTTCGAGGGACACAGAATGAGTATAATCTTATGTTGTATATCCTTAAAAATGCGGTCTTCCTCGAACGATTGTCAGTCTCTGTGGATGCTATATACTACCATGTAAATCTCGAAGGATGGCATCGTACTACACATTGTAGTCAATTGGATTACAAGAAGATACGAAGAATTGTTCGCGAGCGGTTGCAAAGAGAGATCATTTCTAAGGATGTTGAGATTAATATCGTGTAA